Proteins found in one Sphingomonas sp. SORGH_AS_0879 genomic segment:
- the rplI gene encoding 50S ribosomal protein L9 yields MDVILLERVEKLGAIGDVVTVKDGFARNFLLPRKKALRANEANKKVFEANRARIEAENANRRAEAEVEAKTFDNVTVTLIRQASNVGQLYGSVAVRDLVDALVADGHKVNKGQIVLDRPIKAIGLYDVRVALHPEVAVTVKVNVARSPEEAEMQAQGVDVMSSMFERDEAGFTEDYDPNAEPGATAEVQPEQEEEVQG; encoded by the coding sequence ATGGACGTTATTCTGCTTGAGCGCGTCGAAAAGCTCGGCGCCATCGGCGACGTGGTCACGGTGAAGGACGGCTTTGCCCGTAACTTCCTGCTGCCGCGCAAGAAGGCGCTGCGCGCCAACGAAGCCAACAAGAAGGTGTTCGAGGCCAACCGCGCCCGCATCGAAGCCGAGAACGCGAACCGTCGCGCCGAGGCCGAGGTCGAGGCGAAGACTTTCGACAACGTGACCGTGACCCTGATCCGTCAGGCATCGAACGTCGGTCAGCTCTATGGCTCGGTCGCGGTTCGCGATCTGGTCGACGCGCTGGTCGCCGATGGCCACAAGGTCAACAAGGGCCAGATCGTGCTCGACCGTCCGATCAAGGCGATCGGCCTGTACGACGTGCGCGTCGCGCTTCACCCGGAAGTGGCCGTGACCGTCAAGGTCAACGTCGCCCGCTCGCCGGAAGAGGCCGAGATGCAGGCGCAGGGCGTCGACGTGATGTCGTCGATGTTCGAGCGTGACGAAGCCGGCTTCACCGAGGATTACGATCCCAACGCAGAGCCCGGCGCCACCGCCGAGGTTCAGCCGGAGCAGGAAGAAGAAGTGCAGGGCTGA
- the rpsR gene encoding 30S ribosomal protein S18: MARPFFRRRKSCPFSAKDAPRIDYKDVRLLQGFVSERGKIVPSRITSVSAKKQRELAQAIKRARHLGLLPYVVK; this comes from the coding sequence ATGGCCCGCCCGTTTTTCCGTCGCCGCAAGAGCTGCCCCTTCTCCGCGAAGGACGCGCCCCGGATCGACTATAAGGACGTCCGTCTGCTCCAGGGCTTCGTGTCCGAGCGCGGCAAGATCGTGCCTTCGCGCATCACCAGCGTGTCGGCCAAGAAGCAGCGCGAACTGGCCCAGGCCATCAAGCGCGCCCGTCACCTGGGCCTCCTGCCCTACGTCGTGAAGTAA
- the rpsF gene encoding 30S ribosomal protein S6 produces the protein MALYEHVFLARQDLAQAQVDALAEAATKIVEDNQGKVVKTETWGLRSLAYKIAKNRKAHYVMLEIDAPAGVVAELERQTQINEDVIRYMTVKVDGHEEGPSVMMRKQERDRERRADRGERPDRADRPRRDREEEAA, from the coding sequence ATGGCTCTTTACGAGCACGTGTTCCTTGCGCGCCAGGATCTGGCACAGGCGCAGGTGGACGCGCTGGCGGAAGCCGCCACGAAGATCGTCGAGGACAATCAGGGCAAGGTCGTGAAGACCGAGACCTGGGGCCTGCGTTCGCTGGCGTACAAGATCGCCAAGAACCGCAAGGCGCATTACGTGATGCTCGAGATCGACGCGCCCGCGGGCGTCGTTGCCGAGCTGGAGCGCCAGACCCAGATCAACGAAGACGTGATCCGCTACATGACCGTCAAGGTTGACGGCCATGAAGAAGGCCCCTCGGTGATGATGCGCAAGCAGGAGCGCGACCGTGAGCGTCGTGCCGATCGTGGCGAACGCCCCGACCGCGCTGACCGCCCCCGTCGTGATCGTGAAGAGGAAGCCGCATAA
- the fabD gene encoding ACP S-malonyltransferase has translation MRAFIFPGQGSQAVGMGKALAEASPVAREVFQEVDEALGQNLYRLMVEGPADELTLTENAQPAIMANAIATLRVLEKEGGVRLSEKADFVAGHSLGEYTALCAADALDIATTARLLKLRGRAMQAAVPVGEGAMAALLGADLDKAKVIAGAAVDSILAEGGGELLCTVANDNDPSQVVISGHRAAIEKAVALARDLGAKRAVLLPVSAPFHCPLMQPAADAMEAALAEATIRAPLVPVYANVEAAPVADPGAIRALLVAQVTGMVRWRESVLAMQDAGVANFVEFGGKVLAPMVKRIAPDCDALSVVTMDDIEGLLAKL, from the coding sequence ATGCGTGCATTCATCTTTCCGGGCCAGGGCAGCCAGGCCGTCGGCATGGGCAAGGCGCTGGCCGAGGCGAGCCCCGTCGCTCGCGAGGTGTTCCAGGAGGTCGACGAGGCGCTGGGCCAGAATCTCTATCGCCTGATGGTCGAAGGCCCCGCCGATGAGCTGACCCTGACCGAAAATGCGCAGCCCGCGATCATGGCGAACGCCATCGCGACGCTGCGCGTGCTGGAGAAGGAAGGCGGCGTCCGCCTGTCGGAGAAGGCCGATTTCGTCGCGGGCCATTCGCTGGGCGAATATACGGCGCTGTGCGCGGCGGATGCGCTGGATATTGCGACGACCGCGCGGCTGCTGAAGCTGCGTGGGCGGGCGATGCAGGCGGCGGTGCCGGTGGGCGAGGGCGCGATGGCGGCTTTGCTCGGCGCGGACCTGGACAAGGCAAAGGTCATCGCGGGCGCGGCGGTCGATTCGATCCTGGCCGAGGGTGGCGGCGAACTGCTCTGCACTGTCGCCAACGACAATGACCCGTCGCAGGTGGTGATCTCGGGCCACCGCGCCGCGATCGAGAAGGCCGTTGCGCTGGCCAGGGACCTGGGCGCCAAGCGTGCCGTCCTGCTGCCGGTGTCCGCGCCCTTCCACTGCCCGCTGATGCAACCCGCCGCCGATGCGATGGAGGCAGCGCTTGCCGAAGCGACGATCCGCGCGCCGCTGGTGCCGGTATACGCCAATGTCGAGGCCGCACCGGTTGCCGATCCGGGCGCGATCCGCGCGCTGCTGGTCGCGCAGGTGACGGGCATGGTCCGCTGGCGCGAATCGGTGCTGGCGATGCAGGATGCGGGCGTGGCGAATTTCGTCGAATTCGGCGGCAAGGTCCTCGCCCCGATGGTCAAGCGGATCGCGCCGGACTGCGACGCGCTGAGCGTCGTGACGATGGACGATATCGAGGGGCTTCTCGCCAAGCTCTGA
- a CDS encoding GxxExxY protein, whose product MRDIDLVSGDVVDVALRLHRELGPGLLESVYEIVLAARLAAMGYSVARQRSIDIEFEGVRIDGAFKIDLLVDERLIVEIKSVERLAPVHAKQLLTYLRLTGQPVGLLINFGGETLREGIRRLVNNHYPSASSAPLREQEF is encoded by the coding sequence ATGCGCGACATTGATCTCGTTAGTGGGGACGTGGTCGATGTCGCGTTGAGATTGCATCGCGAATTGGGCCCCGGTCTTTTGGAGAGCGTCTATGAGATTGTGCTGGCCGCCAGATTGGCGGCCATGGGCTATTCTGTCGCGCGTCAGCGCAGCATCGACATCGAGTTTGAAGGTGTGCGGATCGATGGAGCATTCAAGATCGATCTGCTGGTTGACGAGCGCTTGATCGTTGAAATCAAATCCGTCGAGCGGCTGGCACCCGTTCACGCCAAACAACTTCTGACATATCTTCGTCTCACCGGGCAGCCCGTCGGACTGCTGATCAACTTCGGAGGGGAAACCTTGCGCGAGGGCATACGCCGTCTCGTTAACAACCATTACCCCTCTGCGTCCTCCGCGCCTCTGCGCGAACAAGAATTCTAG
- the fabG gene encoding 3-oxoacyl-[acyl-carrier-protein] reductase, with amino-acid sequence MFDLTGMTALVTGASGGLGSAVAKALAAQGAKLALSGSNIDKLEAFRAELGGDHVAVPCNLSDPVAVDALIPQAVEALGGKIDILVNNAGVTRDNLTMRMKDEEWDQVIRVNLEAAFRLIRAAAKPMMKARFGRIISITSVVGATGNPGQANYAASKAGLVGMSKAVAQELASRNITVNCVAPGFMRSAMTDVLPEAQKAALLTRIPAGDLGKGEDIGAAVVYLASKEAGYVTGQTLHVNGGMAML; translated from the coding sequence ATGTTCGACCTGACAGGAATGACCGCCCTCGTGACCGGCGCATCGGGTGGGCTCGGCTCGGCGGTGGCGAAGGCGCTGGCGGCGCAGGGGGCGAAGCTGGCGCTGTCCGGCTCCAATATCGACAAGCTGGAGGCATTTCGCGCCGAACTGGGCGGCGATCATGTCGCGGTGCCGTGCAACCTGTCCGACCCCGTCGCGGTCGACGCGCTGATCCCGCAGGCGGTGGAAGCGCTGGGCGGCAAGATCGACATCCTGGTCAACAATGCGGGCGTCACGCGCGACAACCTGACCATGCGGATGAAGGACGAGGAGTGGGATCAGGTGATCCGCGTCAATCTGGAGGCCGCGTTCCGTTTGATCCGCGCCGCCGCCAAGCCGATGATGAAGGCGCGTTTCGGTCGTATCATCTCGATCACCTCGGTCGTCGGTGCCACCGGCAATCCGGGGCAGGCGAACTATGCCGCATCGAAGGCGGGCCTTGTCGGCATGTCCAAGGCGGTGGCCCAGGAACTGGCCAGCCGCAACATCACCGTCAACTGCGTCGCGCCGGGCTTCATGCGCTCGGCGATGACGGACGTGCTGCCCGAGGCGCAGAAGGCCGCATTGCTCACCCGAATTCCGGCGGGCGATCTGGGCAAGGGCGAGGATATCGGTGCCGCCGTCGTCTATCTGGCGTCGAAGGAAGCGGGCTATGTCACCGGCCAGACGCTGCACGTCAATGGCGGCATGGCGATGCTGTAA
- a CDS encoding acyl carrier protein, translating into MSETADRVKKIVVEHLGVEADKVTEDASFIDDLGADSLDIVELVMAFEEEFGVEIPDDAAEKITTVKDAITYIDENKA; encoded by the coding sequence ATGAGCGAGACCGCCGACCGCGTGAAGAAGATCGTCGTCGAGCATCTCGGCGTCGAAGCCGACAAGGTGACCGAGGACGCGAGCTTCATCGACGACCTCGGTGCCGACAGCCTCGACATCGTCGAGCTCGTCATGGCGTTCGAGGAAGAGTTCGGTGTCGAAATCCCGGACGACGCCGCCGAGAAGATCACGACCGTCAAGGACGCGATCACCTATATCGACGAGAACAAGGCCTAA
- the fabF gene encoding beta-ketoacyl-ACP synthase II — MRRVVVTGLGLVTPLGADVETAWANLIAGKSGAGTITRFDTTGQKCTIACEVKPKDHEYGFDPDKRVDHKVQRQVDPFIVYGIDAAGQALEDAGLTEMDEATKLRAGVSIGSGIGGLPGIEIESVNLHERGPGRVSPHFVHGRLINLISGQVSIKYGLMGPNHAVVTACSTGAHSIGDAARMIRDDDADIMLAGGAESTINPLGVAGFAQARALNMSMNDRPTEASRPYDKGRDGFVMGEGAGVVVLEEYEHAKARGAKIYAEVVGYGLSGDAYHVTAPHPEGKGAENAMRMALRKAGMEPSDIDYINAHGTSTMADTIELAAAKRVFGDDLSGASMSSTKSAIGHLLGGAGAVESIFCILALRDQIVPPTLNLDNPDEGTEGVDLVPHKARKREVKAVLNNSFGFGGTNASLVMKAI; from the coding sequence ATGCGGCGCGTCGTCGTAACCGGATTGGGTCTTGTCACGCCGTTGGGCGCGGATGTGGAAACGGCCTGGGCCAATCTGATCGCTGGCAAGTCCGGCGCGGGAACGATCACCCGCTTCGATACCACGGGGCAGAAATGCACCATCGCCTGCGAGGTGAAGCCCAAGGATCATGAATATGGCTTCGACCCCGACAAGCGCGTCGACCACAAGGTCCAGCGCCAGGTCGATCCCTTCATCGTCTATGGCATCGACGCCGCCGGACAGGCGCTGGAAGATGCGGGCCTGACCGAGATGGACGAGGCGACGAAGCTGCGCGCGGGCGTGTCGATCGGCTCGGGCATCGGCGGTCTGCCGGGTATCGAGATCGAGTCGGTCAACCTGCATGAGCGCGGTCCCGGCCGGGTCAGCCCGCACTTCGTCCATGGTCGCCTGATCAACCTGATCTCGGGCCAGGTCAGTATCAAATACGGCCTGATGGGTCCGAACCATGCGGTCGTCACCGCCTGCTCGACCGGCGCGCATTCGATCGGCGACGCGGCGCGGATGATCCGCGACGACGATGCCGACATCATGCTGGCGGGTGGTGCGGAGAGCACGATCAACCCGCTGGGCGTGGCGGGCTTCGCTCAGGCACGCGCGCTCAACATGAGCATGAACGACCGTCCCACCGAGGCGAGTCGCCCCTATGACAAGGGTCGCGACGGCTTCGTGATGGGCGAGGGCGCGGGTGTCGTGGTCCTCGAGGAGTACGAGCATGCCAAGGCGCGTGGCGCGAAAATCTATGCCGAGGTCGTAGGTTACGGCCTGTCGGGCGACGCCTATCACGTCACCGCGCCGCACCCCGAGGGCAAGGGCGCGGAAAATGCGATGCGCATGGCGCTGCGCAAGGCAGGCATGGAGCCGTCGGACATCGACTATATCAACGCGCATGGCACCTCGACCATGGCCGATACGATCGAACTGGCCGCGGCCAAGCGCGTGTTCGGCGACGACCTGTCGGGCGCGTCCATGTCGAGCACCAAATCGGCGATCGGCCATCTGCTGGGCGGGGCTGGTGCGGTGGAGAGCATCTTCTGCATCCTGGCGCTGCGCGACCAGATCGTGCCGCCGACGCTGAACCTCGACAACCCGGACGAGGGGACCGAGGGCGTCGACCTGGTCCCGCACAAGGCCAGGAAGCGGGAGGTGAAGGCGGTGCTGAACAACTCGTTCGGCTTCGGCGGGACCAATGCCTCACTGGTGATGAAGGCGATCTAA
- the mltG gene encoding endolytic transglycosylase MltG, whose product MRKVGCIGLLLGLIGIAVFAWVAHDWAGSGPAAKPLAVVVPEGASLARAANELEKAGAIRSASRFRLYARVFGGGGAIRAGEYAIPERASASDVLTLLQDGKVRQRLVPVPEGYPSVLVHDALLRADGLTGDVPVPAEGSILPDSYAYQKGDTRASVVGRMQKAMKDYLAKAWANRKPGIAVTSPEQAIILASIVEKETGKPSERRTVAAVYGNRLRIGMPLQADPTVIYPITKGRPLGRRILRSELHAKNGYNTYASPGLPVGPIANPGRASIDAVLDPADSKALYFVADGSGGHVFADTLAEHNANVRKWYAIRRQRGGNVRFATRRAALCR is encoded by the coding sequence ATGCGCAAGGTCGGCTGTATCGGATTGCTGCTGGGGCTGATCGGCATCGCCGTCTTCGCCTGGGTCGCACATGACTGGGCGGGCAGCGGCCCGGCGGCCAAGCCACTCGCGGTCGTCGTACCCGAAGGGGCGAGCCTCGCCCGTGCCGCCAACGAACTGGAAAAGGCCGGAGCGATCCGCTCGGCCAGCCGGTTCCGGCTCTATGCGCGGGTGTTTGGCGGCGGCGGAGCGATCAGGGCGGGCGAATATGCCATTCCCGAACGGGCCAGCGCCTCGGACGTGTTGACGCTGCTTCAGGACGGCAAGGTCCGCCAACGGCTGGTCCCGGTGCCGGAGGGCTATCCCTCGGTGCTGGTCCATGACGCGTTGCTGCGCGCCGATGGCCTGACCGGCGATGTGCCCGTTCCCGCCGAGGGTTCGATCCTGCCCGACAGCTATGCTTATCAGAAAGGTGACACCCGCGCCTCGGTGGTCGGGCGGATGCAGAAGGCGATGAAGGATTATCTCGCCAAGGCCTGGGCGAACCGCAAGCCCGGCATCGCGGTTACCTCGCCCGAACAAGCCATCATCCTGGCCTCGATCGTCGAAAAGGAAACCGGCAAGCCATCCGAACGCCGCACGGTGGCGGCGGTTTATGGCAATCGTCTGCGCATCGGCATGCCGCTTCAGGCGGATCCGACCGTGATCTATCCGATCACCAAAGGGCGTCCGCTCGGCCGCCGTATCCTGCGGTCCGAACTCCATGCGAAGAACGGCTACAACACCTATGCCAGCCCCGGCCTGCCGGTCGGGCCGATCGCCAATCCCGGCCGCGCCTCGATCGACGCGGTGCTGGACCCGGCGGACAGCAAGGCGCTGTATTTCGTGGCCGACGGATCGGGTGGCCATGTCTTTGCCGACACGCTGGCGGAGCATAACGCCAATGTGCGCAAATGGTACGCGATCCGCCGCCAGCGTGGGGGAAATGTAAGGTTCGCCACTCGCCGCGCAGCCCTTTGCCGTTGA
- the eda gene encoding bifunctional 4-hydroxy-2-oxoglutarate aldolase/2-dehydro-3-deoxy-phosphogluconate aldolase, whose translation MTDIATIMRTSAVIPVLVIDDAATAKPLAEALVAGGLKVLEVTLRTPAALEAMAEMKKVPGAIVGAGTVVNEQQLRDVADAGAEFIVSPGLTDRLGAAVIESGIPYLPGIANAGDIMRGLDLGLTHFKFFPAETSGGLKALKALAAPFYQARFCPTGGITEASAPDWLAFDRVLCVGGSWVTGGSMADVEAKARAAAALRG comes from the coding sequence ATGACCGACATCGCCACCATCATGCGCACCAGCGCGGTCATCCCCGTGCTGGTCATCGACGACGCCGCCACCGCCAAGCCTCTCGCCGAGGCGCTGGTCGCGGGCGGCTTGAAGGTGCTGGAGGTGACGCTGCGCACCCCCGCCGCACTCGAGGCCATGGCCGAGATGAAGAAGGTCCCCGGCGCGATCGTCGGCGCAGGCACCGTCGTCAACGAGCAGCAGCTTCGCGACGTGGCGGATGCGGGCGCGGAGTTCATCGTCTCGCCGGGCCTGACGGATCGTCTGGGCGCGGCGGTGATCGAGAGCGGCATCCCCTATCTCCCCGGCATCGCCAATGCGGGCGACATCATGCGCGGGCTCGACCTGGGGCTGACGCACTTCAAGTTCTTCCCAGCCGAGACCAGCGGCGGGCTGAAGGCGTTGAAGGCGCTGGCCGCGCCCTTCTACCAGGCGCGCTTCTGCCCGACCGGCGGCATCACCGAGGCGAGCGCCCCCGACTGGCTGGCCTTCGACCGCGTGCTGTGCGTCGGTGGTAGCTGGGTGACGGGCGGGTCGATGGCCGATGTCGAAGCCAAGGCGCGCGCGGCGGCTGCACTGCGCGGCTAA
- the glk gene encoding glucokinase, with product MEIVAVDIGGTHARFAIAEVEDGRVVKLGEPCTQKTAEHASLQTAWQAFGAHIGRPLPKAASLAIASPITGDVIRMTNNPWVIRPSLVPERLGADVYTVINDFGAVGHAVAQVPEENFLHICGPEEPMTDNGVVTVCGPGTGLGVAQVLMTPQRYHVIETEGGHMDYAPLDGIEDAILKRLRRTYTRVSCERICSGPGIIAIYETLASMEGRAVPSRDDREIWTEALDGTDSIALAALDRFCLALGAVAGDFALAQGAKTVVIAGGLGFRIKDKLLRSGFDQRFVAKGRFQSLMARIPVKLITHPQPGLFGAAAAFAQEHT from the coding sequence CGTAGCCGTCGACATCGGGGGCACGCATGCGCGCTTCGCGATCGCCGAGGTCGAGGACGGGCGCGTCGTCAAGCTGGGCGAACCCTGCACGCAGAAGACCGCCGAGCACGCCTCGCTCCAGACCGCATGGCAGGCGTTCGGCGCGCATATCGGCCGCCCGCTGCCCAAGGCGGCGTCGCTCGCCATCGCCTCGCCGATCACCGGCGACGTGATCCGCATGACCAACAATCCCTGGGTCATCCGCCCCTCGCTGGTCCCCGAGCGGCTGGGCGCGGACGTCTATACCGTCATCAACGATTTCGGCGCGGTCGGCCATGCCGTGGCGCAGGTGCCGGAAGAGAACTTCCTCCACATCTGCGGCCCCGAGGAGCCGATGACGGACAACGGCGTCGTCACCGTCTGCGGCCCCGGCACGGGCCTTGGCGTCGCACAGGTGCTGATGACGCCCCAGCGTTACCATGTCATCGAAACCGAAGGCGGGCATATGGACTATGCCCCGCTCGACGGGATCGAGGACGCCATCCTGAAGCGCCTGCGCCGCACCTATACCCGCGTGTCGTGCGAGCGGATCTGCTCCGGTCCCGGAATCATCGCCATCTATGAGACGCTCGCCTCGATGGAGGGCCGCGCGGTCCCCAGCCGCGACGACCGCGAAATCTGGACCGAGGCGCTGGACGGCACTGATTCGATCGCGCTCGCCGCGCTCGACCGTTTCTGCCTGGCGCTGGGCGCGGTCGCGGGCGACTTCGCGCTGGCGCAGGGGGCCAAGACCGTCGTGATCGCGGGCGGCCTGGGCTTCCGCATCAAGGACAAGCTGCTGCGCTCGGGCTTCGACCAGCGCTTCGTCGCCAAGGGGCGCTTCCAGTCGCTGATGGCGCGCATCCCCGTCAAGCTCATCACCCATCCCCAGCCCGGCCTGTTCGGTGCGGCCGCGGCCTTCGCACAGGAGCATACATGA